ACTACGCCCAATGGAAAATCCGCCACTTGCGACGCCATGCCGGAAGTTTCCCAATTGGCCATTTACCAGACGATCTCAAAAAACTGGTCTAATGCGGGCGGTTCCGTGGAACAGGCCTACAACTGGTGGTTCAACGGAGGCATGCTGTCCACCACCGCTTACCCAACCGGATCCACGACATCCGCTCCGGGAGGATACTGGCAGGAGCTTGGACTGACGGTTCCGCCATCCATCACTGGAGGCGCCGTAGATAATCCTTTATTTACTGGATATGGATTCCACTCTGGGAATACCAAAAACGAAGTTTACCAAATGTTGATGGAAAGCATTAACAACAATTGGGGAACTACGCTGACAATTGGGGAGGATGGAAGAGGCCACGCTATCACCATGTGGGGATATGATATGGATGTGGACGGTAGCCTGATTGTGTATCTGACGGACTCCGACGATTACAAGTTGGGGATGTTCCGTCAAAAGGTTATTATCAACAACTACAAGGATGAGTATGAGTTTCTCCACTGCGACATTTATCTGACCAGCCTGGAAGGAGAAGAAAACGTATACGGCTATACTTACGATGAAGCACAGCTGACCGGCACCATGCTTGGTGAAATGCAGAGTTTTACAGCACCTCTGGGCGATCTCAGGGTTCCGGAACCGTCTGTCGGAATTCTCTCCCTGTGCGGCGTCTTCCTTTTCCTGCCCCGCCGCAGACGCGTCCTCCATTAAACGAGCTTCCACTCCCCTGCTCTTTCAAAAACGGGCCTTGATTCTTACTGGGCAAATGTGCAGAATAGGCAAACGCACAACTCAGGAGAGCACCAATTGTTTCAATGTTCTCCAGTGCGCATTTGTGAAATGAACGACGCTTCCGACAATCACGGCGACCAGGAAAACACACTCTCTACCTATTCCGTCGATATAGAAACCCTCCAGCAGGCGGCCCTGGCGGGAGATCCCCAGGCATTGTTCCAACTGGCTATCAATTATGAGCAGGGCCGCGGCGTGGCGGAAAACCATCAGGAAGCCTTTTACTGCTACCATCAGGCGGCGGAACTGGGCCATGTCACCGCACAGCTCAATCTGGGATGGGCCTATTCCAATGGAATCGGCGTCCCGCAGGACAACGACAAGGCATTCTACTGGTATCAAAAGGCGGCCCGGCAGGGCCACCCCACCGCCCAGTTCGACCTGGGATTCTGCTACATCAACGGTCTGGGAGTGGAAAAGGACGAACACCAGGCCATCAGCTGGTACACGAAAGCGGCGGAACAGGGGCATGCCGTCGCACAGCTCAATCTGGGCTGGATTTATGCAAACAGCAGCACCCAGCAGAACTGGGAACAGGCCGTATACTGGTACAGGCAGGCGGCGGAACAGGGAGATCCCCGCGCCCAATACAACCTGGCATGGTGCTACGGCAACGGGAGCGGTACGCCCAAAAACCCGGAAAAAGCCGCCTACTGGTATGAGGAAGCCGCCCAGCAGAACCATGCCACGGCCCAGTACAACCTGGGATGGTGTTATGAAAACGGATTCGGCGTCCAGCCCAACCTGGACAAAGCCCTGGTCTGGTACCACAAATCAGCCCTGCAGGGGCAAATCACAGCCCAATATACCCTGGGGTGGTGCTACGGCAACGGCCGCGGAGTGGAAGTGGACATGAACAAGGCCGTCTACTGGTACACCAAGGCAGCCGAACAGGGACACAATACGGCCCAGCTCAATCTGGGATGGTGCCACCTGAACGGCAAAGGCACCCCTGTCAATCATGCGGAGGCCTTGAAATGGTACCTGAAAGCAGCCGAACAGGGCAACGCTACAGCCATGTTCAACGTAGGCAACTGCTATGCACACGGCTACGGCATTGAAGAAAATGATGAAGAGGCAGAAGCCTGGTACCGGAAAGCCATTGCCAACGGCAATAAAAAGGCGGCAAGCGCCCTGCGCCACCTCCATTCAAAGCAGGAGAAAAACCAGGAATCCGGTTCCCAGGCCTGAACAGTTTATTCACCCTGCACGGGCTCATACCGCCGGCAAATAACCGGACGGCATTCCCCTTCACATGTGCCCTGCCGTGCAGCGGGAATCATTCCGGCACACAGCGGTGATCACCCGCTTCATGGGGACGTACCCTTTAAAGGCCATACCCTGAACGGCGCGCAATTCAAATCCCGCTAACGGCCGGTTTTTCTCCCTCTCCCGGCGCTTTTCCTGGACAGCCGCTCGACAGCTTCAGGTAGGCGGCAGGCGCCGTCGCCGCCCAGTGCAGCGTCCATGTCTTCCAGGCCATGAATCAAGTCGATCACATCCCGGCGCGGGAGGGCTCCGCCTGCGGAAACGCAAAAATGGGTGCGGCAGGCCAGCGGCCTTCCCTCATAAATCATGCATCTGCCCTCTCCGCTCAGAAAAGGGCAGCTTCCGTCATCCGGCAACTCCACGCGGGTGCGCCCGGACGCGCGCCATGCCTTCCAGGCCAGCCATGCCTCGCCCAAGGTAACGTGCGGCGTCTCTCCCGTCAGACGGAAGCGGCAGCAATCCGCCGTACCCATACAAAAACGCTGCGCGCGGGAAACACGCCGGGCGCCTTCCTCCAGCAGCCGGCGCACCGCCGCTAAAACATCGGCGGAGGGGGCATTCCCCTCCGCCCTTCCATGACGGCATCTGCCTGAGGCCATGATCGATAGCACTACCGGGTCAGGCCGTCGGCCTTCGCCTGGTTCCAGTATGCGTATTCGGAACGGTTGAAATCCACGTATTCCGGAGACAAATCCGTCGTGTACACCGTGTGGGAAAACTCGCCGCGGTTCAGATTAATGTCCACCTGGAACTCCGGAACCTGCACGGCCTGCCGCAAATCGTCGGACGGAGTATCGGCCTGCACGCCGCCCCGGCAGGCGGGAAGCCCGGCAATATCAATGTCGATCTTCTCTTCATCCACCTTCGCGCCGCAATAGCCGACGGCATGGATGATGCGCCCCCAGTTGGGGTCATTCCCGTTCCAGGAGCTCTTCACCAGGGAGGACTTGGCCACGGCTTCCGCCGCCTTCTTCGCCTCATCCTCCGTACGGCCTCCGGTCACACGGACGGTCACGAACTTCGTCACGCGTTCCCCGTCCTGCACGATGTGCTTGGCCAGCTCCAGCATCACGTATGCCAGGGCCTGCTGAAATGCGTAAATGTCTTCCGGGGATTCCAGCGTCACGCCGGATGCTCCGTTCGCCATCACCAGCACCGTATCGTTCGTGCTCATGTCGCCGTCAATCGTGATGCAGTTGAAAGAACTTTTCACTCCGGACTGAACGCACAATTCCAGCACGTCGCGGGAAATGCCCGCATCCGTCGTGATAAAACACAGCATGGTAGCCATGCAGGGGTTGATCATGCCGGCCCCCTTGCAGCAGGCGCCGATGCGTACGGGCCTGCCCTGCACCATGAATTCAATGGCGATAATCTTCTCCTTCGTGTCGCTCGTCATCACGGCCTGCGCCACTTCATGCCCCTTGTCGCGGGAAAGGCCTTCCGCCAGTTCCGGGAACTTCGGATAGATACGCATCATGGGCATCGGCAGGCCGATCACCCCGGTGGAACAGACAGCCACTTCGCAGGGCTTCAGCCCCAGAATCCCCGCAATGCGCGTGCATTCCCCCCTGGCGTCTTCCACCCCCCGGGCTCCGGTGCAGGCGTTCGCGTTGCCGCTGTTCGCCACAATGGCGCGGATATCCCCCTTGCGGAGATGCTCCCGGCTCACTTTCACGCAGGCCGCCTGAACGCGGTTTGTCGTAAACGTGCCCGCAGACACGCAGGGTTCCGTGGAATAAATCAGGGCCAGGTCCAGGCGCGTGGCCTCAGGCTTCTTGATGCCGCAGCTCACCGCGCTGCCCAGAAAGCCCTGAGGCGCGCAAACGCCCCCGTCAACCGGAATATAGGATGAATCATTCATCGTCTTGAAGTACCTTTCAGCATAACAAAAAACTACAATACCCACAAGCCTTCCGTCTCATCAAACCCGCACATGATGTTGAAGGACTGGACGGCCTGCCCGCCCGCTCCCTTCACCACATTATCCTCGGCGCTCATCAGAATCACGCGTTTCGTGCGCGGATCGTAGGCCCAGCCGATGTCCACGCAATTCGTGCGGGTCACATTCTTGGTATCCGCCGGCTGGTTGCGGCCCAGCAAACGCACGAACGGAGCCCCGGCATATGCTTCTTCCAGCAGGCGGCCGATGGAATCGGGATCCGCCCCCTCCTTCACTCTGGCCGTAATGGTGGAGCAAATGCCGGTATTCACGGGGATCAGATGGGGGGTGAAGGACATCACCACAGTTTCCCCGGCAGCCCAGGAAAGCTCCTGTTCAATCTCGCTCAAATGGCGGTGCTTCGGCACGCCGTAGGCATGGAAGCTTTCGTTGCATTCGCAGAACAGCAGGGGAATGCTCGCCTTGCGCCCCGCGCCGCTTACGCCGCTGCCGGAACACACCACCACGTCTTCCGGTTCCAGAATCCCGGCCTTGAACAAAGGGATGAGCGGCAGCAGGATGCTGGTGGGATAACAACCGGGAGACGCCACGATGCGCGCCCGGGCGATCTCCGCCGGACGCCATTCCGGCAGTCCGTACACGGCCTCCTGCATCAGGGCGGTATCCGGATGGGCATTTCCGTAATACTCTTCATACACATCCGGGCAATTCAGGCGGAAATCCGCACTCAAATCAATCACGCGCACGCCACGGTCCACCAGCCCGCGCGCATAGGAGGCGGCCACGCCATGCGGCAGGGCAAGAAACGCCACTTCCGCCCCGGTGGCGGCAATGGCTTCCACATCGGAATCCGTAAACCTCAAATCGGAACCCGGCACCTGCCGGAAACGGGGAAACACCTCCCACAGCGGCTGTCCGGCATATTGGCGGGACGTAGCGCATACCAGCCTGACTCCGCGGTGATTCAGTAGAATGCGCAACAACTCCTGCCCGGTATAGCCACTGGCCCCGACAACTGCTACTTGAACTTGCTTCATGACAAAAAAGGTATGCATTGAAAAAAGACTCTTGCCAACACTAAAGTTTTCCTATATACACCTCGCCGTCGCAAGACACGGCCCCGGTCGGTCCGGTTTTATCGGGTTGTAGCGCAGTCTGGTAGCGCACCTGCATGGGGTGCAGGGGGTCGCAGGTTCGAATCCTGTCAACCCGACCAATTTTAACCGCTTTAAGTTTAAACACTTAAGGCGGTTTTTATTTTCCTGTTTCTCAAGACATGCCGACTACCGCGGGAAATATGCCAGCGTGAGACAGCGTCCTTCTGTTTCCCGCTGAAAGACAGGTCACAGGCAGATATGCTCTCCGGGCCGGATCAATACGCACTTCAGGGTAGCCTTCACCTGTTCTCCGCTACCCTCCTATCATTCTACGGCAGAAAACATCAGCCGCCATCACCACAGGTTACACTTTCCAGGGGTGGAACATCTTCGGTCCTCTTATAACGTTTCATGCGGGATGATCTTTCCCCGGAATGAGGACAGATACCCATTGAAGTGGTATCAGTCGCTCCCGCCTATCCTGTAAAAGAACAACACCTCAAGGCAAATGGATATATTCCAAATATCCCTGTTCTTCATGTGATACAACGGAGATTTCTCATACTTCACAACTCAAAAAAATAATCATGAATAAAATCACGACTATCAACGGAATCCCGATGGTAATGCAGGACGACTTTTTCAGGCATACCGAAGACACAACCATCCACGTCACCGCGGAGGAAAAGGAAAAATGGAACGCCGGAGGTCAGGGCCCCAAGGGAGAGAAAGGAGACAAAGGCGATCCTGGTGAGTCTGCCTCCCTGGATATTACAGACAAGCGATATGGCATGGTCGAAGGAAACAATACATGGGATGGTACACAAACGTTTTCTGGCAGTGTCACGATAGATGGTGGAATTACTACCCAAATCAATGATGCGGGTACTAATTATTGGTCTCTCCACTCAACCCCCACCCAACCTAAAGTCGCGGAATTGTGGTGTTCCGATAATAATTCGGCCATAGATGTTGAGGTGCGAGATGGTGGGCTATGGCTACGAGATCAAGCCGGTAATTGCGGATCTGTGTTATTATTTGACTGGTACAGCCGCACGCAACTGGAAAACTTAACCGTCCAAAAGAATTTTACGGCAGAAGGGCCAGCCTCATTTACATCCGGCGTCACGATGAGTCAGACACTGAAAGTTACTTCGTACGCGGAAATAGGCGGAGAATTTCGCGTAGGAGCAACCATATTTCCAGGCATGGACAGTCGGGAAGGAGGATGGATCCAGCACCCGTACGATCATCTGTATTTGACGGGTGGGGGGGCATCTGGGACTGGTGAACTAACCGTCCAAATTGGAGACCAAAACAATGTCATATACGCAAATCTAGTCAAGGATAATGCCAAACCCGGCTCTCTAAATGATAACTCCGTACTTAATCGAAAAGAAGCCGACGCCCGTTATTCTCTCCTTACCGATGCGCCGGAATATTCCAAAGTAACTATTAAACCCGGTTCCGGGGCTGCAAATGGAATCATGTTCTTAGAATCGTCAGGGGAAGTGGGAACCGGTATATTTTCGGTGAACGGTATGATGTATGTGGGAGGCCCGAATGCTGATAATACTGGTATATTCCGTGTCAATTGCATTTTTGCGACGTTTGGAGAATTTCAGGCTTTTGATACAGCCTCGTTCAATTCTGGTGTCACAATGAATCAGACGCTTAACGTTAAAGGACTATCAACCATGTACCGCTGTGCCGTTTATAGTGAGGAATACAGCTTGTTTTCCGTACAGATGGGTACAGCCGTATGGCAGAACAGATCAAGCGGTGTATTTGAACTATGTGGAGATGATCATTACGCTATGGGCGTCAATTTGAACGTTGGCCGTACCGATGGAGAACCGGCTCGAATTATCAAGCAAAGCCAGAAAGAGCCCCTTAACTCTACGGATGTACCAAATCTGGCGGAAGGAGATACCCGATGGGCCAAGGTGCGAACAGACCTGACGAACGCCCAATATGCAGCTTTGACAGAAAAGGATGCGACTACTATTTACATTACTTCCGACGGGGGCAAAGTTTACATTGGATCACATGCTCTTAACTAAGCTGGGCGAATACAATAAACCATATTAATACACATTATTACAATTCCTCGAAAGAAACAGGAGCCAAATTCGATTCGCAACAGGACACCGTCTGTTTATCAAAGACAAGCCTGAAGGACAAAGCTAAATCAATTCCATTATTCTTAAATAGTTACATATGATCAGGCACCCGTCTATCTCGCGCTTGCCTCTTCCATCCAGAATGAGAATGCTGATCGGATCAGCAACGCAGGAGCGGGAGCGGATGGCAAGTTAATAGAAGGTATTTCTGCAATTTGAAGGCCGACAGCCTAGTACGGAAGCAATCGGCACTTTAACAGCGGATGAGCTCCCTGCCCTTCTAAGGAGGATGCATGCGCCGCCATCATCCCAGGTTTCATTTTACAGGGAAAGAACATTTTTGGGACTCTTAACGTTTCGTACGGGATGATCTTTTCCCGGAATGAGGGCACATTCCCATTGAAGTGTTATCAGCTGTTCCCGCTTATCCGGCAAAAGAAAAACGCCTCCGGGCAAGTGGATACATCACGAATATCCCTGTTTCCTATGGGCGGCAACGGAATTTTCCATCACTTCACAACCAAAAAAGAACCATCATGAGTGAAACCACGACTATTAACGGAATTCCAATGGTAATGCAGGATGAATTTTTCGGGCATGCCAAAAATACGGCCATCCACGTCACCGCGGAGGAAAAGGAAAAATGGAACATCGGAGGCCAGGGCCCCAAGGGAGAGAAAGGGGACAAAGGCGATCCCGGAGCCCCAGGCCCCCAGGGACCGCAAGGCCTCAAAGGGGAACCGGGAACGCCGGGACCTGCCGGGGCACAAGGTCCGAAGGGCGACAAGGGCGATCCCGGCCCCGCCGGTCCGGAGGGTCCGGGCGGGTCTGGAATTGCTCCGGGCTGCTTCATGTGGTTTTGCGGCTCCACACCGCCGGACGGCTGGCTGGAATGCAACGGAGCCCTGTTGCAGATCAGCCAGTACCCGGCCCTCCATGCAGCCATCGGCACTACTTACGGAGGAAACGGCACGACTACCTTTGCCCTTCCCGATTTGACAAACAATGATGCAGGCCTGTTTATCCGTGCCGCTACTGCAAGCAGGCAAACAGGAACTGTGCAGGGTGATGCCATGCGGCAAATCAAGGGTAGTTTTGGACAGATGAGCGACCTTGATTATTCTACATGGTCAAAAACTCTGTCCGGGCCTTTTGGTTATAAAACCAATGCAGGTATTAGTTATCCGATGAAAAAACTGACACTTAATACCTATACAGCCACATCGGAAATCACTTTTGATACGTCGGCGGCCGTTCCAACTGCAGAAGAAAACCGTCCTGTTAATATTGCATTGATGCCTCTTATCAAATATTGATAAAAACGGCAAATGAAGATGCCTGATGCTGCCACTCCATGATCTGATATGGGGACAAGCGAACACAGGCAAGGAAGCAACAGCTTCCAATCCGATCTCTTATTCCAAATCATTTCCACCGCTGCAGGCTGACAAGGCTTGCAGCGGTTTTTACCCGGCATTTTTACCTCCGTTTTATAACGAAACAATGACAGGAACGATTACCTTTTGCGCGGTAGCGGACCCTGTCTCATTCATTTTCCATTCCGGGAACGCATCAAAGGTCTGTACACGCTGACGGGCATTGCTTATATTTCCGCCGTGAAAAGCATCCTCCTGATCGGCTTGGGAAGCTTCATCGGCGGAGTTCTCCGGCACCTTCTTTCCTGCTGCCTGAATGATTCCGTCGTGAAAGGGTTTCCCCTCGGCACTCTGGCCGTCAATCTGGCCGGATGTTTTCTCCTCGGCGTTTTGTACGGCTTTTTTGACCGCGGTGCATTGATCAATCAGGAACTGCGCATTTTTCTCACCATCGGGCTGTGCGGAGGCTTTACCACCTTTTCCACCTTCATGAATGAAAATTTCCTGATGGCGCAGGGCGCGCAATTCTTCACGCTGCTTCTCTATGCCGTGCTGAGCCTGGGAGGCGGCTTTCTGACCCTCTGGCTGGGCTATACGCTGCTCAAAGCCGCGTGATTCGGATAA
This genomic stretch from Akkermansia biwaensis harbors:
- a CDS encoding tail fiber protein gives rise to the protein MLSAVPAYPAKEKRLRASGYITNIPVSYGRQRNFPSLHNQKRTIMSETTTINGIPMVMQDEFFGHAKNTAIHVTAEEKEKWNIGGQGPKGEKGDKGDPGAPGPQGPQGLKGEPGTPGPAGAQGPKGDKGDPGPAGPEGPGGSGIAPGCFMWFCGSTPPDGWLECNGALLQISQYPALHAAIGTTYGGNGTTTFALPDLTNNDAGLFIRAATASRQTGTVQGDAMRQIKGSFGQMSDLDYSTWSKTLSGPFGYKTNAGISYPMKKLTLNTYTATSEITFDTSAAVPTAEENRPVNIALMPLIKY
- the argJ gene encoding bifunctional glutamate N-acetyltransferase/amino-acid acetyltransferase ArgJ codes for the protein MNDSSYIPVDGGVCAPQGFLGSAVSCGIKKPEATRLDLALIYSTEPCVSAGTFTTNRVQAACVKVSREHLRKGDIRAIVANSGNANACTGARGVEDARGECTRIAGILGLKPCEVAVCSTGVIGLPMPMMRIYPKFPELAEGLSRDKGHEVAQAVMTSDTKEKIIAIEFMVQGRPVRIGACCKGAGMINPCMATMLCFITTDAGISRDVLELCVQSGVKSSFNCITIDGDMSTNDTVLVMANGASGVTLESPEDIYAFQQALAYVMLELAKHIVQDGERVTKFVTVRVTGGRTEDEAKKAAEAVAKSSLVKSSWNGNDPNWGRIIHAVGYCGAKVDEEKIDIDIAGLPACRGGVQADTPSDDLRQAVQVPEFQVDINLNRGEFSHTVYTTDLSPEYVDFNRSEYAYWNQAKADGLTR
- the crcB gene encoding fluoride efflux transporter CrcB, whose protein sequence is MKSILLIGLGSFIGGVLRHLLSCCLNDSVVKGFPLGTLAVNLAGCFLLGVLYGFFDRGALINQELRIFLTIGLCGGFTTFSTFMNENFLMAQGAQFFTLLLYAVLSLGGGFLTLWLGYTLLKAA
- a CDS encoding tetratricopeptide repeat protein; this translates as MNDASDNHGDQENTLSTYSVDIETLQQAALAGDPQALFQLAINYEQGRGVAENHQEAFYCYHQAAELGHVTAQLNLGWAYSNGIGVPQDNDKAFYWYQKAARQGHPTAQFDLGFCYINGLGVEKDEHQAISWYTKAAEQGHAVAQLNLGWIYANSSTQQNWEQAVYWYRQAAEQGDPRAQYNLAWCYGNGSGTPKNPEKAAYWYEEAAQQNHATAQYNLGWCYENGFGVQPNLDKALVWYHKSALQGQITAQYTLGWCYGNGRGVEVDMNKAVYWYTKAAEQGHNTAQLNLGWCHLNGKGTPVNHAEALKWYLKAAEQGNATAMFNVGNCYAHGYGIEENDEEAEAWYRKAIANGNKKAASALRHLHSKQEKNQESGSQA
- a CDS encoding YkgJ family cysteine cluster protein: MASGRCRHGRAEGNAPSADVLAAVRRLLEEGARRVSRAQRFCMGTADCCRFRLTGETPHVTLGEAWLAWKAWRASGRTRVELPDDGSCPFLSGEGRCMIYEGRPLACRTHFCVSAGGALPRRDVIDLIHGLEDMDAALGGDGACRLPEAVERLSRKSAGRGRKTGR
- the argC gene encoding N-acetyl-gamma-glutamyl-phosphate reductase is translated as MKQVQVAVVGASGYTGQELLRILLNHRGVRLVCATSRQYAGQPLWEVFPRFRQVPGSDLRFTDSDVEAIAATGAEVAFLALPHGVAASYARGLVDRGVRVIDLSADFRLNCPDVYEEYYGNAHPDTALMQEAVYGLPEWRPAEIARARIVASPGCYPTSILLPLIPLFKAGILEPEDVVVCSGSGVSGAGRKASIPLLFCECNESFHAYGVPKHRHLSEIEQELSWAAGETVVMSFTPHLIPVNTGICSTITARVKEGADPDSIGRLLEEAYAGAPFVRLLGRNQPADTKNVTRTNCVDIGWAYDPRTKRVILMSAEDNVVKGAGGQAVQSFNIMCGFDETEGLWVL